Sequence from the Ooceraea biroi isolate clonal line C1 chromosome 5, Obir_v5.4, whole genome shotgun sequence genome:
tatcataagtGAAACGTCATCATATCGTATTGTGCAAGCTATTTAAGAAATTCGTCCTAATACTCTATTTTCTATACGTCACTCGTGTCTTTGGACGCGTTGATAACATGAGACGTTTTTGCTCGTAATAAATGCAAATCATTggttgatatattttttatttactgatataattcgtgaaattttataataaataaatataccatTGAGCATTATGATACaaacatttataaatgtatgCATGTATTATTTGATAGGCCCAGCATGTCGCAGGGTACGGTGATGATTCAAGCACAAAATCGACTACAAGAAAAGGATTTCACTGTTGCGACACCCGAAGAGTTTGTCCATCGTTTCGGAGGCACCAGGGTTATCAACAAGGTAATTCCTCACTAGAGCACGCGTGTGTGTCTCACACTTTGAGCATTCTGAAACTATCAAAGCCATTAGCCAAGGATCGTTTATACAGAGTTTGTGGACTTTTTTTAGGTGCTAATCGCCAACAATGGTATCGCAGCGGTTAAATGTATGCGATCGATTCGACGATGGTCATACGAGATGTTTAAAAACGAGAGAGCCGTGCGCTTCGTGGTGATGGTCACGCCAGAAGATCTAAAGGCCAATGCAGAGTACATCAAAATGGCAGACCAATACGTGCCTGTACCGGGTGGAACCAACAACAACAACTATGCTAATGTAGAACTGATTGTCGATATCGCGTTACGTACTCAGGTCCAAGCAGTTTGGGCCGGATGGGGCCACGCTTCGGAAAATCCTAAATTGCCGGAACTACTCCACAAAAATAACATCTGCTTTATtggtataaatataaaaaaaaacccgattaataaaatagaaaagagagaaaaaatacgCGCAATTGCGATATCGTCGTAGAAAATTTTCGTGAACTTTGTCAATACCTGCGCGTCGATTATTGCATCTTCGTGCGCTTGTATGtacattttcacatttctgTGTCTTCTGCTAGGACCATCCGAGAAGGCTATGTGGGCGTTAGGTGACAAAATCGCGTCCAGTATAGTCGCGCAAACGGCGGATGTACCCACTCTTCCTTGGTCAGGTTCGGAATTAAAAGCACATTATAGCgggaaaaagattaaaatatcgtCGGAACTTTTCAAAAAAGGATGCGTCGCCAGCGTGGAAGAATGTCTAGCGGCGGCTAACAAAATCGGCTTTCCAATCATGGTGAAAGCGAGCGAAGGTGGTGGCGGTAAAGGCATTAGGAAGGTCGAAAACGCTGAGGAAATACCCACCTTGTTTAGGTAAatcttctttaatttttacaacatAGCAACTCGCAGATAATTCATTTTCATTACAAGAATTTCTAACATTTAGGCAGGTGCAGGCCGAAATACCTGGATCGCCGATATTCATTATGAAGCTAGCTAGGTGCGCTCGTCACTTGGAGGTGCAATTGCTGGCCGATAATTATGGTAACGCGATATCATTGTTCGGACGCGACTGCTCCATTCAAAGAAGACATCAAAAGATCATTGAAGAGGCACCGGCTGTAATCGCCAAACCAGAAGTTTTCGAAGAGATGGAAAAAGTAGGTATATCATTAAATACGTACTGAGCAAAGATTAGATCATGCTATTAATCGTCTGGTATTAAATGATAGGCTGCTGTGAGATTAGCGAAAATGGTGGGATACGTTAGCGCAGGTACCGTCGAGTATCTGTACGACACATCCGGCCGATATTATTTCCTGGAATTGAATCCTCGCCTCCAAGTGGAACATCCTTGTACCGAGATGGTATCGGATGTAAATCTACCGGCGGCCCAATTGCAGATAGCGATGGGCTTACCATTGAATCACATCAAGGATATTCGTCTTTTGTACGGTGAAAGTCCCTGGGGTAATAGCCCGATCGATTTCGATCAACCGCGTCACAAGCCGCAGCCGTGGGGTCACGTTATCGCGGCTAGAATCACTAGCGAAAATCCGGACGAGGGTGAGACTGCTTTCTACTACGCAACATAGTAGTTATAAATAATCTGTATATAAAGTATAACTCGAATTTCAGGCTTCAAGCCAAGTTCCGGTACGGTGCAGGAGTTGAATTTTCGATCGTCCAAGAACGTGTGGGGTTATTTCTCGGTTGGGGCGTCAGGTGGGCTTCACGAGTTCGCAGATTCGCAGTTTGGCCATTGCTTCTCATGGGGTGAAGATCGCAATCAAGCTAGAGAGAATTTAGTCGTAGCTCTGAAAGAATTGAGCATCAGAGGCGATTTCAGAACAACGGTCGAATATTTGATCACGTTGTTGGAAACCGAGTCCTTTCTACAGAATAATATAGATACCGCCTGGCTCGATTTGCTGATCGCGGAACGCGTTCAAAGCGACAAACCGGACGTCTTACTTGCCGTTACGTGTGGAGCGCTTCATATAGCCGACAGAACGATCACAGCTGCTTTTGCTGGTTTCCAAACAGCCTTGGAGAAAGGCCAGATACAAGCCAGCAATGATTTAGATCATGTCGTTGATGTAAGTTTATACTCTAATTTGATAAATGCTGTGTGCAAAATCGTTGAATTTATTCaagagtaattttattttaacgttgAAAATATTCATAGATTTCTACTGTATATTACAGATTGAGCTTATCAATGATGGATACAAGTATAAAGTACAAGCTGCCAAATCTGGCCCCAACAGCTACTTTCTCGTGATGAATGGTTCTTACAAAGAAGTCGAGATCCATCGCATGTCGGACGGAGGACTGCTGCTCTCGGTGGACGGTGCCAGTTTTACAACTTACATGCGGGAAGAGGTAGATCGTTACAGAATCATCATTGGAAACCAAACGTGTATTTTCGAGAAGGACAATGATCCGTCTCTATTAAGATCACCGTCGGCCGgcaaattaatcaatttcttGGTCGAAGATGGTGGCCATGTTGATGCGGGTCAGGCATATGCCGAAATCGAAGTGATGAAAATGATCATGACCGTGACCGCCAGTGAAGTGGGTAGCGTCTTCTATGTAAAGAGACCGGGTGCTGTATTGGAAGCCGGCACGTTGATCGCGCATCTCGAGCTTGACAATCCATCTTTGGTGACAAAAGCGCAAGAATACTCGGGACAATTCCTCGCAGCAACCACACCCGCTGTACCGGAGAAACTCAATCATCTTCACTCCAAGTATCGAGACGCCCTGGAAAATACTCTGGCTGGCTACTGTTTGCCGGATCCGTATCATCTGCCGCGTTTGCGCGAGTTCATCGAGAAATTCATGTGCTCGCTACGCGATCCTAATCTGCCGCTGCTGGAATTGCAGGAGGTGATCGCGACTATATCGGGCAGGATCCCCATTTCGGTGGAGAAAAAAATTCGCAAGTTAATGTCTTTGTACGAGCGAAACATCACGTCGATCCTCGCTCAGTTCCCTAGTCAACAGATCGCCGCGGTGATCGACGGACACGCGGCGACACTGTCAAAGCGAGCCGAGCGGGATGTGTTCTTCCTAACTACTCAAGCCATCGTGCAATTGGTGCAGAGATACCGAAATGGCATACGCGGTCGAATGAAAACTGCCGTACACGAACTTCTTCGACAGTATTACACGGTCGAAAGTCAATTCCAACAGGGGCACTACGACAAATGCGTATCCGCGCTGATAGAAAAATACAAGGACGATGTGACCACCATAACCGGTATGATCTTTAGTCATAATCAAGTGATGAAGAAGAATATTCTGGTCACTATGCTGATCGATCATCTCTGGACCAACGAGCCCGGTCTTACCGACGAGCTCTCGAGCACACTGACCGAACTGACCAGTCTGAATCGCACGGAACATAGTCGCGTCGCGTTGAGAGCCAGGCAGGTGTTAATCGCCGCCCATCAACCCGCCTATGAGCTCAGACATAATCAAATGGAATCGATATTTCTCTCAGCGGTGGATATGTACGGGCATGATTTCCATCCGGAAAATCTGCAGAAACTCATTCTCTCGGAAACATCCATTTTCGATATACTTCACGATTTCTTCTATCATATGAACCGCGCGGTGTGCAATGCGGCCTTGGAGGTTTACGTGCGACGTGCTTATATCAGCTACGAGCTCACATGTTTGCAACATCTAGAGCTGTCTGGTGAGATTCCATTAGTGTACTTTCAATTTGTTTTGCCCAGCAACCACCCTAATCGTCAGAATCAGTCCCTGGTGGATCACAGAGCTGGCGCAATGGCAGCCTTTCAGGATCTCGAGCAATTCAGCCAATACACCGATGAGATCCTAGATTTGCTGGACGATCTATCGAGTCCTGTGCCGGTAGTGTCAGCGAAGCTGCTGGAGGCGGTGGAAGCTGTTGGTAGTGAGTCGCGACACAGCACATCGATCAACGTGTCTGTGAGCGCGGCAGAGGcaccggcggcggcgacgacaaCAGCGGTGACCAATGACGAGTCTGCCGAACCGGTTCACATACTTAGCATTTCAGTTAAAGAGAACGGTACCGAGGACGACGCCACCATGGCAAGGTTGTTTGGAGATTGGTGCGCGAAAAACAAGGACGAGCTGGTGTCTCGCGGTATCCGAAGAGTGACATTCGCCGCGCTCAAACGGAGGCAGTTCCCCAAATTCTTCAGCTTCCGCCAGCGAGACAATTTCGTCGAGGACAGAATCTATCGGCATCTCGAGCCCGGTTGCGCCTTCCAGTTGGAACTGAATCGTATGAGGACCTACGATCTCGAGGCCCTGCCAACATCCAATCAGAAGATGCATCTGTATCTCGGGCAAGCAAAAGTCGCGAAGGGCCAGCAAGTTACGGACTATCGCTTTTTCATTCGCTCGATCATACGGCATTCCGATCTCATCACGAAGGAAGCCAGCTTCGATTATCTCCACAACGAGGGCGAACGCGTTCTGCTCGAAGCCATGGACGAGTTGGAAGTCGCGTTCTCGCATCCGCTAGCGAAGCGCACCGAATGCAATCACATTTTCTTAAACTTCGTGCCTACGGTCATCATGGACCCCAACAGAATAGAAGAGAGCGTAACCAGCATGGTGCTACGTTACGGGCCAAGATTGTGGAAGTTACACGTTCGACAGGCAGAAATCAAGATGACTATCCGGCCAGCTCCGGGAAAACCGACCTCAAACGTGCGTCTTTGCATCGCTAACGACAGCGGCTACAGCATTGATTTGCATCTCTACACGGAAGCTACCGATCCCAAAACGGGTATCATCCGTTTCGAATCTTACCCGCCTACGACAGCGAACGCGACCAATTGGAGGCCTGGTCCCATGCACGGCCTTCCGATCTCCACGCCATATCTGACCAAAGACTATCTTCAAGCAAAGAGATTTCAGGCGCAGAGCGCAGGCACAACTTACGTCTACGACCTACCGGACATGTTCCGGCAGCAGCTTGAAAAATTATGGCACAAatataaagaagaaagatcAGTGAACGACAATCAAACTCCGATCACGATTCCTAGTCCGGTGATGGATGTTGTAGAGCTGGTGTTAGAGGGAGAACAGCTGGTCGAACAAAAGCGATTGCCAGGCGAGAACGACATCGGCATGATCGCGTGGCGATTGACCTTGTACACCCCGGAATATCCAGACGGTAGGGACATCATACTCATCGCTAACGATTTAACGTTCATGATAGGCTCATTTGGGGTGCGCGAGGATCTGGTATTCTACAGAGCCTCCGAGAAAGCGAGGCAGCTCGGGTGTCCACGAATATACTTCGCCGCAAATTCTGGAGCTCGTATTGGTCTGGCCGAAGAGGTAAAGGCTCTCTTTAGAATCGCATGGGAGGACGAGAACGAGCCGGAGAAAggttttaaatacatatatctcACTCCGGATGATTACGCGCGCCTGGCACCTTTCAACTCGGTGAAAGCCTCGTTGATCGAGGATCCCGCAGGAGAATCTCGTTACAAGATTACCGACATCATCGGCAAGGATGGTAACGATGTGGGTGTAGAGAATTTGAAATACGCCGGTCTAATCGCGGGGGAAACATCGAGAGCCTACGACCAGATAATTACCATCTCTATAGTATCGTGCCGAGCGATCGGTATCGGTGCTTACTTGTTGCGTCTTGGCCAAAGAGTAATTCAAATTGAAAACTCGCACATCATTCTCACCGGATACAAAGCATTGAATGCTGTGTTGGGACGTGAGGTATATGCCAGTAACAATCAATTGGGAGGCACGCAAATTATGCACAATAACGGAGTGTCCCACGCGACTGATGCTCGAGACCTGGATGGAGTAGCAACTGTCCTAAAGTGGATCAGTTACTTCCCTAAACACAAAGGCGCGCCGTTGCCAATAATATCGCCCGTCCAGGACCCGATCGATCGAGAAATCACTTATATGCCTACGAAAACGGCTTATGATCCGAGATGGATGATAGAAGGCAGGCATTGCAGTGAGTCGAGCACTTGGGAAAGCGGCTTCTTCGACCGCGGCTCGTGGCACGTAAGtcttaatttttcttcctgtatattatacgtaatttatacatattatatcgtTCATTCACATCCGCTGTGCTATTAACATAGGAAATTATGAGACCGTGGGCACAAACGGTGGTCACGGGACGAGCTAGGCTCGGCGGTATACCTTGTGGTATTATTGCTGTTGAGACGAGAACAGTCGAACTGCATTTACCAGCCGATCCAGCCAATCTAGATTCAGAAGCCAAAACTGTATCCCAAGCGGGACAAGTATGGTTCCCAGATAGCGCGTATAAAACTGCACAGGCTATCCAGGATTTCGGAAAGGAAGAATTGCCGCTGTTCATCTTCGCTAATTGGAGAGGCTTCTCTGGTGGTATGAAAGGTAAGTTACACTGTTTAACTACTTACTGTCGTTATTacttgattaaattattcttactCGTATTCACGAATTACTTCATTGTTCTTGCTTATAGATATGTATGAgcaaattatgaaatttggCGCGTACATTGTGGATGGATTACGACAATATTGCAAGCCAGTGTTCGTTTATATTCCGCCAAATGCAGAACTTAGAGGTGGCGCTTGGGCGGTGGTGGATCCCATGATAAACCCTCGTTTTATGGAAATGTTTGCTGACAATACTAGTAAGGGCGGCGTCTTGGAACCTGAGGCTCTTGTGGAAGTCAAATTTCGTCAGAAGGACATTGTGAAGACCATACACAGAATCGATCCAGTTGTacacaaaataaaagtaaatatagtAACTGCCTATGTTTTTATTGTGCTTAAGTAATCGAAGTAATCTGATATGTAACATTCATGCAATACGTGCTTGTAGGAAAAATTGGCGACGGTGAACACAGCGGAGGAACGAACCGAGCTCGAAGCACAGATCAGTAAACGTGAGGAACTTTTGGAACCGATGTATCGTCAAGCTGCCGTTCACTTCGCTGATCTTCATGATACGCCTGAGAGAATGTTTGAGAGAAACACAATTCAGGAGATAATACCGTGGAAAAAGGCACGACGACTATTTTACTGGCGGTTACGGCGCAGACTTTTGGAAGAGGAAATTAAGAACGATATCTTAGCGACGCAGCCTAGTCTCGACGTCAGGCAGGTAGGAGCGATGCTACGACGCTGGTTTATCGAGGACAAGGGCGCGACGGAATCATACTTATGGGATCAAGATGAAGCTGCGGCTTGTTGGCTGGAGGCACAACGTAAAACTGACAACAGTGTTGTATCGCGTAATATAATGTGCGTGAAAAGGGATGCGGTAATAACGCGTATCAAGGAGGCTCTGGAGACCTGTCCGGAAATAAAATTGGATGCGGTATTGGAGATCGCACACAGATTACAGCCGGCCGAACGGGCGGAGTTGCAAAGAACGTTAACGCAGTTAGAAACGAGGCAGGAGCATCACAATGACTCAACAGTTTCGCCCTGAGTACATTgatgtaagagaatttgtttGATGTCACGTATTCCAGcttattaatgattaatggACAAATAGTACAATTTATCATCTTCCTGAATGATTcatatcaattcaaatattctgGTATTAAGGATCAATAATCATGCAGGCTATATTGTGAATAATTGGAATATTTCTGAAGATTCACTTTCGTCGAGCTTGATGGAAATTCGAATATTTATTCAGGATGATTCAGGAttatgtcatatatatattaaaaatagtagAATCTCGGTAATTTAAATCTCAGCAAGTTTTACTTTAGAGTCAAATATCTTTAATACCGGTCTTTCTATGCGCTTCATATATtagcgaaaaaaatataatatatttaatatatttaaatatatatttctaaatatatgataaaattaaaaaataaagagaaacgcGTCTGTGAcgatgaaaaatggagaaTAGTATATACAAAGGGAGTACAAAGAGTTTTGTCTTCAAATATCGTACGTTTCTTCGGTTACAAATTTCTCGACAAgttttaaattgatttttatctgCAAGAAGATAAAGAATAACTTTAAAGAATACTAAGAATTTTTGTCGGGGCTTTCAAACATCCAAAAACCCAAAAATTTTGATAACCAGAGTCTGAAAGTAAGCTTCGTTATCAAGGCAAATCAATGAcattattatctataaaaatatatcaaaatgcGCGCGttaagtttttaattctttctcaattaatatattttttgttataaaaagaaTCAGAATTGTGagagttatatttatttcttagcCTCTTGTATGTGTATctgaaaaaacattttttgctaAGAATAAGATATCAAACATATAGCTTCCCACCTTTTTGGCTTCCTATATGTGTACATCTGAAAAAACATGCGTTACTAAAATACAGCattctgtatataattacaCAGTTACATGTTTGCtggtatatttataatctatatttattttttaaagagaaacattgtaatttaatgttaaatacaaTTGTGCAGTTGTCACACTTCAGTGACATTCTTTCACAATGTGTGTAACAAAAGTATAATAACAATGTATATTCGTGTACAGCATTcatctctttatatatattttttactgcGTTCAggataaatatctctttttttctaaactttttGTCAACCAACTCTTATCGCAAAACTACGGCTAAAACACTtcacttaaaaattattaattataatggaaaaacttgTAGAatcttttatacatgtattcaTTCTAATCAATATCACGTACGATTCTTTTGTATCATCAATGGCACGTTTTTATCACAAGAATCACCatgtctttttatattttatacatcttatAGTAATTACTATgtggattatatatatatatttttacttaatcgattatatacatgtaaacaatcttgtaaaaaatttaaaattctatataatttatataatagaaatctATAGAGAAAATCTTCAAAAAACAGGTATCTGACTACGATGTACATCCGTTAGATCATCATCTAGAGTAAGTAATATCATGAACGAAAAGAACATTGCTAATGCCGAAAGAAAATGCCAAATGTCATGAAAATCAAAGAAGCTCCACAATACACATGGTCTGTTGTATCCGCGAGATTGGGCTGGCGTGAGGTTCCATGATATAGTTTTATTCACAAAGAAGTATAAAGCTGCTCCCCAAAACGTCACGGACAagacaatataaattacagGAGTAAGAAGAATTCGTTCCCTATGACATAgctaaaagaagaaaagactTATTATAGTTAAGAGAATgtacatgaaaatattttcaactttCACTAGCTTTCTAGAGATGCAAAGAATGTACATACCTTCATCACTATATAGAAGAGagtgtataatattaaattggccattaatatgtataataaaaatgtagcgAAGTTGTCTTCGTGATACATATTTCCAAACACCGCGAGGCCAATGTTACATAAATTCGCTAGTAGCAGCATCACGAATCTTGCTGGATAAAGCGGCCGCAATAAATGCCATACGCCGCAGCGTGCATCGTGCTTGAGTGTCTGCGGAATAACAGAATAACAAAGTAACTAATGTCTCGCGGCGATACAGAGTATTATGAAGACACACCTGTATTAATCTCCTAAAAACGCTTCTATTAAATTTGCAACGCCCcatgtaatatatttgtacagTCAGTAGGAAGTATATCGATAAGTGCAAGATAGTAAATATCACCCAGAAGCAAGTGGAGCCATTTAGTACTCCGATGAGTCCTACGAATATTATGAGAGCCAGAATCCCAAAGGTTACTGGTGCTCTGGCGTTTATGTCAGGATGACGATTTTGATAGATCTTTATCATACATAGCACTGCGATCACATACATGAAGCTAGTGTCTGTAACAAATAAAACGATTAACAAATAAAG
This genomic interval carries:
- the LOC105281132 gene encoding acetyl-CoA carboxylase isoform X1 produces the protein MLRNLLDFLSGNVERADGQPSGYKPSDSSDSESTTKPIHLVGSSRTARAKEMSDAQVSFVVGEPELDPDSGPDPSEVQEIEDSFPDEGSDFNYLQMQNNIVPGPGERRKRLRPSMSQGTVMIQAQNRLQEKDFTVATPEEFVHRFGGTRVINKVLIANNGIAAVKCMRSIRRWSYEMFKNERAVRFVVMVTPEDLKANAEYIKMADQYVPVPGGTNNNNYANVELIVDIALRTQVQAVWAGWGHASENPKLPELLHKNNICFIGPSEKAMWALGDKIASSIVAQTADVPTLPWSGSELKAHYSGKKIKISSELFKKGCVASVEECLAAANKIGFPIMVKASEGGGGKGIRKVENAEEIPTLFRQVQAEIPGSPIFIMKLARCARHLEVQLLADNYGNAISLFGRDCSIQRRHQKIIEEAPAVIAKPEVFEEMEKAAVRLAKMVGYVSAGTVEYLYDTSGRYYFLELNPRLQVEHPCTEMVSDVNLPAAQLQIAMGLPLNHIKDIRLLYGESPWGNSPIDFDQPRHKPQPWGHVIAARITSENPDEGFKPSSGTVQELNFRSSKNVWGYFSVGASGGLHEFADSQFGHCFSWGEDRNQARENLVVALKELSIRGDFRTTVEYLITLLETESFLQNNIDTAWLDLLIAERVQSDKPDVLLAVTCGALHIADRTITAAFAGFQTALEKGQIQASNDLDHVVDIELINDGYKYKVQAAKSGPNSYFLVMNGSYKEVEIHRMSDGGLLLSVDGASFTTYMREEVDRYRIIIGNQTCIFEKDNDPSLLRSPSAGKLINFLVEDGGHVDAGQAYAEIEVMKMIMTVTASEVGSVFYVKRPGAVLEAGTLIAHLELDNPSLVTKAQEYSGQFLAATTPAVPEKLNHLHSKYRDALENTLAGYCLPDPYHLPRLREFIEKFMCSLRDPNLPLLELQEVIATISGRIPISVEKKIRKLMSLYERNITSILAQFPSQQIAAVIDGHAATLSKRAERDVFFLTTQAIVQLVQRYRNGIRGRMKTAVHELLRQYYTVESQFQQGHYDKCVSALIEKYKDDVTTITGMIFSHNQVMKKNILVTMLIDHLWTNEPGLTDELSSTLTELTSLNRTEHSRVALRARQVLIAAHQPAYELRHNQMESIFLSAVDMYGHDFHPENLQKLILSETSIFDILHDFFYHMNRAVCNAALEVYVRRAYISYELTCLQHLELSGEIPLVYFQFVLPSNHPNRQNQSLVDHRAGAMAAFQDLEQFSQYTDEILDLLDDLSSPVPVVSAKLLEAVEAVGSESRHSTSINVSVSAAEAPAAATTTAVTNDESAEPVHILSISVKENGTEDDATMARLFGDWCAKNKDELVSRGIRRVTFAALKRRQFPKFFSFRQRDNFVEDRIYRHLEPGCAFQLELNRMRTYDLEALPTSNQKMHLYLGQAKVAKGQQVTDYRFFIRSIIRHSDLITKEASFDYLHNEGERVLLEAMDELEVAFSHPLAKRTECNHIFLNFVPTVIMDPNRIEESVTSMVLRYGPRLWKLHVRQAEIKMTIRPAPGKPTSNVRLCIANDSGYSIDLHLYTEATDPKTGIIRFESYPPTTANATNWRPGPMHGLPISTPYLTKDYLQAKRFQAQSAGTTYVYDLPDMFRQQLEKLWHKYKEERSVNDNQTPITIPSPVMDVVELVLEGEQLVEQKRLPGENDIGMIAWRLTLYTPEYPDGRDIILIANDLTFMIGSFGVREDLVFYRASEKARQLGCPRIYFAANSGARIGLAEEVKALFRIAWEDENEPEKGFKYIYLTPDDYARLAPFNSVKASLIEDPAGESRYKITDIIGKDGNDVGVENLKYAGLIAGETSRAYDQIITISIVSCRAIGIGAYLLRLGQRVIQIENSHIILTGYKALNAVLGREVYASNNQLGGTQIMHNNGVSHATDARDLDGVATVLKWISYFPKHKGAPLPIISPVQDPIDREITYMPTKTAYDPRWMIEGRHCSESSTWESGFFDRGSWHEIMRPWAQTVVTGRARLGGIPCGIIAVETRTVELHLPADPANLDSEAKTVSQAGQVWFPDSAYKTAQAIQDFGKEELPLFIFANWRGFSGGMKDMYEQIMKFGAYIVDGLRQYCKPVFVYIPPNAELRGGAWAVVDPMINPRFMEMFADNTSKGGVLEPEALVEVKFRQKDIVKTIHRIDPVVHKIKEKLATVNTAEERTELEAQISKREELLEPMYRQAAVHFADLHDTPERMFERNTIQEIIPWKKARRLFYWRLRRRLLEEEIKNDILATQPSLDVRQVGAMLRRWFIEDKGATESYLWDQDEAAACWLEAQRKTDNSVVSRNIMCVKRDAVITRIKEALETCPEIKLDAVLEIAHRLQPAERAELQRTLTQLETRQEHHNDSTVSP